The following proteins are co-located in the Megalobrama amblycephala isolate DHTTF-2021 linkage group LG12, ASM1881202v1, whole genome shotgun sequence genome:
- the rer1 gene encoding protein RER1 isoform X1 produces the protein MPEGDSAGESIHGKPSAIGNFFKRLGQVYQSWLDKSTPFSAVRWAVTLLLTAIYMIRVYILQGWYIVTYALGIYHLNLFIAFLSPKVDPSLLDDPDEGPALPTKQNEEFRPFIRRLPEFKFWHSATKGIVIAMICTFFDAFDVPVFWPILVMYFIMLFCITMKRQIKHMIKYRYLPFTHGKRTYRGKEDTGKTFAS, from the exons ATGCCAGAAGGAGACAGTGCTGGTGAATCCATCCATGGGAAACCATCAGCGATCGGAAACTTCTTTAAACGGCTCGGGCAG GTTTATCAGTCATGGTTGGACAAGTCGACACCGTTCTCAGCAGTCCGATGGGCGGTCACTCTTCTTCTAACGGCCATATATATGATCAGAGTATATATTCTACAG GGCTGGTACATAGTCACATATGCTCTTGGGATCTACCACCTTAACCTCTTCATTGCTTTCCTCTCACCAAAAGTGGATCCCTCATTGCTTGATGATCCAG ATGAGGGTCCAGCACTACCCACAAAACAGAACGAAGAGTTCCGGCCGTTCATTAGGAGGTTGCCAGAATTCAAATTCTG GCATTCAGCGACGAAGGGCATCGTCATCGCTATGATTTGCACATTCTTCGACGCCTTTGACGTGCCAGTGTTCTGGCCCATCCTCGTAATGTATTTCATCATGCTGTTCTGCATCACCATGAAACGGCAGATCAAG CACATGATCAAGTATAGATACCTGCCCTTCACACATGGGAAGAGGACTTACAGAGGCAAGGAAGACACAGGGAAAACCTTTGCTAGTTAA
- the rer1 gene encoding protein RER1 isoform X2: protein MPEGDSAGESIHGKPSAIGNFFKRLGQVYQSWLDKSTPFSAVRWAVTLLLTAIYMIRVYILQGWYIVTYALGIYHLNLFIAFLSPKVDPSLLDDPDEGPALPTKQNEEFRPFIRRLPEFKFWHSATKGIVIAMICTFFDAFDVPVFWPILVMYFIMLFCITMKRQIKHMIKYRYLPFTHGKRTYREET, encoded by the exons ATGCCAGAAGGAGACAGTGCTGGTGAATCCATCCATGGGAAACCATCAGCGATCGGAAACTTCTTTAAACGGCTCGGGCAG GTTTATCAGTCATGGTTGGACAAGTCGACACCGTTCTCAGCAGTCCGATGGGCGGTCACTCTTCTTCTAACGGCCATATATATGATCAGAGTATATATTCTACAG GGCTGGTACATAGTCACATATGCTCTTGGGATCTACCACCTTAACCTCTTCATTGCTTTCCTCTCACCAAAAGTGGATCCCTCATTGCTTGATGATCCAG ATGAGGGTCCAGCACTACCCACAAAACAGAACGAAGAGTTCCGGCCGTTCATTAGGAGGTTGCCAGAATTCAAATTCTG GCATTCAGCGACGAAGGGCATCGTCATCGCTATGATTTGCACATTCTTCGACGCCTTTGACGTGCCAGTGTTCTGGCCCATCCTCGTAATGTATTTCATCATGCTGTTCTGCATCACCATGAAACGGCAGATCAAG CACATGATCAAGTATAGATACCTGCCCTTCACACATGGGAAGAGGACTTACAGAG aggAAACATAA